A region of Toxorhynchites rutilus septentrionalis strain SRP chromosome 1, ASM2978413v1, whole genome shotgun sequence DNA encodes the following proteins:
- the LOC129777916 gene encoding transcriptional protein SWT1, translating to MSSNSEAPAQINHSPSTATKNSGTDDEQPEDKLPEHWTKIASKNRPGKFYYFNSKTRESLWQHPTKTKALAREQDIIRHVAKGVGSSPAKEIKAESEKKADKKIKPVVGSKKVVHLKNDAKFKKKNLAKERMEGIQKQLALEREAMIVKGGSGTAKQLKKESPQKKQEGKTISPIKSVKTPSKVKKAENPSTKSQNSSDLTPTKVEVGAKVRSKARTITKKPPPATGIKRKEEHVEKAKNEFPILLPKNKELSKFKIPKKPVKELVSSSLLNNISKQEVRQLTGKESNTNQNSTKIETSSIVNNKTHTTDVLEQKQSPSGKDSASTCFETSVEALDVSFSSPRAEIVISSRVSEQVEYKSPANDRLARFREELHQEVALQSSLLDEDAEMTDLSDCSANVSQLGNVEGMDWEDIPEEVALSEVVSIRRALGFKLAASDDNENYLHASIPEYKTHLFDQISFQRYFFMVLDTNIFLSNSKGVEDFLRKGFPHIGQPIIIVPYIVLQELDRIKHREQGRPLSQAASRSIRFLNEHLKTRDPRVKGQSTIDAANAIIPIENPDDNIINCCLQVQQIIANSPTELMLLSNDVNLRNKSLVNGVQAFSFSELSTEADRIRFASDDHR from the exons ATGTCTTCGAATTCCGAAGCACCAGCGCAAATAAACCACAGCCCATCGACGGCTACCAAAAACAGCGGTACCGATGACGAGCAACCGGAGGACAAACTCCCGGAACACTGGACAAAAATTGCTTCCAAGAACCGGCCAGGTAAATTCTACTATTTCAACTCGAAAACCCGCGAAAGTTTGTGGCAACACCCGACCAAGACGAAGGCTCTAGCACGGGAGCAGGATATCATACGGCATGTTGCGAAAGGCGTCGGAAGTAGCCCCGCGAAGGAAATCAAGGCTGAGTCGGAAAAGAAAGCTGACAAGAAGATTAAACCAGTAGTGGGATCGAAAAAAGTGGTGCACCTGAAGAATGATGCCAAATTCAAGAAGAAAAATTTGGCGAAGGAGCGGATGGAGGGGATTCAAAAGCAACTTGCACTCGAACGTGAGGCGATGATTGTAAAGGGTGGAAGTGGTACAGCGAAGCAGTTGAAAAAG GAAAGCCCTCAAAAGAAACAGGAGGGAAAGACAATATCCCCGATAAAATCTGTTAAAACTCCTTCCAAGGTAAAGAAAGCTGAGAATCCTTCAACTAAATCGCAGAATTCATCGGATCTAACTCCTACGAAAGTCGAAGTTGGCGCCAAAGTTCGCTCGAAGGCTCGGACAATCACGAAAAAGCCTCCACCAGCGACGGGAATTAAGCGAAAAGAGGAACATGTTGAAAAAGCAAAAAATGAGTTTCCAATTCTTTTGCCGAAGAATAAAGAATTGAGTAAGTTCAAGATTCCGAAAAAGCCTGTGAAGGAGCTGGTTTCATCTTCGCTTTTGAACAACATTTCAAAGCAGGAGGTAAGACAATTGACTGGCAAAGAATCAAACACAAATCAGAATTCCACGAAAATCGAAACCAGCAGTATCGTAAACAATAAAACTCACACGACGGATGTTTTAGAGCAGAAACAATCACCAAGTGGAAAAGACTCGGCATCAACATGTTTCGAGACTAGCGTGGAAGCGTTGGATGTTTCGTTCTCTTCACCAAGAGCGGAAATTGTAATTTCTTCCAGAGTATCAGAACAAGTCGAGTATAAATCACCTGCGAACGATCGATTGGCCCGATTTCGCGAGGAGCTCCACCAGGAAGTAGCGCTGCAATCTTCCCTATTAGACGAAGACGCAGAAATGACCGATCTCAGTGATTGTTCCGCCAACGTGTCTCAGTTGGGTAACGTCGAAGGAATGGACTGGGAGGATATTCCCGAGGAAGTGGCCTTGAGTGAGGTGGTTAGCATCCGACGTGCGCTCGGATTCAAACTCGCTGCCAGCGACGACAACGAAAATTATCTGCATGCAAGCATTCCCGAGTACAAGACCCATCTGTTCGATCAGATAAGCTTTCAGCGGTATTTCTTCATGGTGCTCGACACCAACATCTTTCTGAGTAATTCGAAAGGGGTGGAAGATTTCCTTAGGAAAGGCTTTCCTC ACATTGGGCAGCCCATCATAATCGTCCCGTACATCGTGCTTCAGGAGTTGGATCGGATAAAACACCGCGAGCAGGGCCGACCACTGTCTCAGGCAGCGTCCCGTTCGATTCGCTTCCTAAACGAGCATCTCAAAACGCGTGATCCACGCGTTAAAGGACAATCCACAATCGACGCGGCGAATGCAATCATTCCGATCGAAAACCCGGACGATAACATCATCAATTGTTGTCTCCAGGTGCAGCAGATTATTGCCAACAGTCCAACGGAGCTGATGTTGCTCTCGAATGATGTCAACCTCAGGAATAAGTCACTCGTCAACGGAGTGCAGGCGTTTTCGTTCAGCGAGTTGAGCACCGAAGCCGACCGGATACGGTTCGCGAGCGACGATCACAGATGA